The sequence below is a genomic window from Monodelphis domestica isolate mMonDom1 chromosome 2, mMonDom1.pri, whole genome shotgun sequence.
gatatttattttgttttgttttgttttgttttacaaggACAGAAGGTAAACTAGGTCAAAACCAGGTAGTCCTGACTTGAAGTCTTGCCTCTCACACATCCTAGcttgactctaggcaagtcacttagcaacTCTCTAAAACCTTCAGTGGCTGAGAAGGTGGTGACCTACATTAACAGAGGcagttttctcacctgggaaTTCTTTAAACAGAAAAAATTCATAAGTCCAGTCCTTAtccctattctttttttcccccttaaaccgttgtcttccatcttcaaatcaatactatgtattggttccaaggtagaagagaggtaagggctaggcaatggagcttaagtcacttgcccaggatctcacagctaggaaatttctgaggtcagacttgaatccaggacccccatctctagaACTTGCTCTCAATCTAATgatccatccagctgcccccctcatccCTATTCTAAGGAAGATTAAAATCTTGACCTAGATTTTTCCATCTCCCTTTCCCTTATTCCTCCAGCCCTAATATTCTTGACTTTCCCTAtttcagttttctctctctctctagggtGGGGAAATTAATGTTGTTTTTTTGGTTCCAAGACTCCAGGGGTATCCCCATGTTGTGGTTGGAACCATCACATGGGACATCAAAAATTCTAACTCCTTAGAAAGGAAACAGTAACCGGACAGTCCATATATAGCTCTACTCTCAAGAGAAGGAACTGGCTATTAATAGTGAGCGCCTGACACCCTTCTCCATGACTTATCAGAGAAGCTCATTTCCCCCttccacctccttcctccacaaCTCTTTCCCCATCACCCTTCTCCTTTTGAAACTTCAGAAACAGAGTGAGTAGCTAAGGAGATGGCTATTCTTGGATATTCGGGGCCACGTGGGCACACAGGATGCCCCTTGGTTGTGTAAGTGGCATCATGACATCAACCTTACTAAGAAAATTTCCATGTTCTAATCTCCCCTAACCTCTACCATTCCCTATAAAATGAAGCTGGGCACAGGGCAGGGTACAGAGGGAGCCAGGGAACTCAGAACTCACAAGACTGAAGGGTTTAGCTCCTGCCTGAAACTCCTGCCTTCCACCAACATCATGACAAGTTCTGTAGTTGTCCTCTCTGTCCTCGTCATGGCCATTGCCTTCTGCTCCCAGGTCTCTTCATTATCAGGTcagtctcttttcccttctcctttttttaaaccattcccCTCTTTCTAATCAGGAGGAGAGATGATTTTGAGGAGACAGGGACTGGAATACACCACCTATGACTTGTGGACTGAAATTCTTATGTGAAAGTATAGCTTGAAACATACCCAGGGTTTTGAAATGACTTGGACCATTCTTCAATATGCTTCTCTCTCCAAAATGGGGAATCTCCTACTAACTCCTCAGACACAGGATTTGGTTCTCACTAAAATCCTATGAAGgagttgctattgttattatacccattttacagatgagaaaagtaagaGTCAAAatgagttaagtaacttgccaagagACATAAAGTTCATAAATTTCTGAGGTTGAATATAGCTCTGCTCACTATGCCAGAATATCAGtcacaagaaagaaggaaaaggaaagatgtCCCATGGCGTGCCCAATCTTCTCTGCTCTTTCCACATCTCTCTGAGCCCAGAAGTGTTAAATCATTCTGTCCCCACTTCTACTGCTACAAAACGATGTAGACCTCACTGTGTTTCTTCCCTTACTTACAGTTGGGGGTGACATTCCCACTGCCTGCTGCTTCTCTTATACCTCCTGGAAGATCCCTCAAACACGTGTGGTGGATTATTATGAAACGAGTAGCAAATGCTCCAAGCCAGCCATCATGTAAGTAATGGTGCTAATGACCATGTTCGGGGAAGAAAGGCAAGGGTTGTGTGGGTAGAAGCTTCCAGGGtggtggggggagaaaaagaattcCCTTCAGGTCCAAGCATGAAAAAAGTAGTTTGCagctaaaataaaatgagaagaaattcaGCCAGggcttctgggaaaaaaaaaaaccaacttcctCTTGCCCCATGATTCTGAGGCATTGGGGCTGGTGCTCCAGTTGAGCATAAGGGAgagatagaaatttttaaaaagagatttatgGCTTCTAACCTGGGATATTGCACATAGAAGGACAGTTTGGAGCTATTCTCATTAGaggatgagggagagggagaagaaaacaaGGAGAGACCAAAGGTTCATGGGGCAATGGTTCTCCAGCTTTTTATCTTCGAAACACTTCACGTTCCTAAAAATTATTGGGGACCCCAAAGATCTATTGTTTATAtctgtctgtttgtttttttttttgccatattaaAAACTTTAAACGTCTTAGTATTATAATGAAAAATTTGAAAGTATCTTAGGGACTTCTAAGGGTTCCCTGCATTATGCTTTGGGAGCCACTGCACCAAAAAATAGATATGGGTTGAGGGAGGATTGGAgatcataagaatgaagggatgaGCCCTCCAAAAAGGAGAATGAGCCTGAGCTGCCTCTGGTATCAGAGAGACATATAAATCCAGATCTGGTGGAAATGTCCTCTTCTTTCCCCAAAAGTTGAATTTCtcaatttttaacctttttactTCTTGTACCATAGATTCATCACCAAAAAGGGCTTGCAAGCCTGTGCCAACCCTAGGGATCCCTGGGTCCAGGAGCTTATCAAAAGCGtggaaacaaggaagaaaaaggtCAAGTTCGTCCCGAGTGAAACTCCAAGAAACCAGGGCCAGGAAAGTGTCTCTACCATGAAAATGGCAACATCTGAGTGAAGATGACCCTAACTTGTATGGCTCCAGCTGTCCTCTGGAATGTTCCCTGACTTTAATTTAAAACACTTTATCATATTtaatgtttataatttatttccagTGTTGACTTATGTTATTTATTGGACATTCGTGGGAAGGGCCCATGTGCCGTTCTCATCCTCCATATCCCCGACCCTTCTCCATCACATTGATGGCTGATCTCATGGTGCTGGTATTTGTATGATATTGGGACAAAATGACTATTTCTCCTGAACATCTACTATGAGCCATGGCTTTCTTGAACCCAAGACCCTTGAAGagaataaagatgtatttttaaaataaataaagctgcATTGGATTAACTGTGAAACTgtcttgtgtttctttttctcatGGGACCTTGAACAAATTGCTTCTCCtccctgagccttggtttcctcatatgtcaaatcaAAGTACTGGACTGGATTGTTTCCCTGGCTACAGGTCTGCTTCAATGTCTTCAGTTTTATCAAATGACAGTATTAGACTAAAGttcttccctttccaaaggtttcagtttcctcatctggaatatGCAGGTGTTGAACCACATggtttctgagatcccttcaaGCTCCTCACTGGTGAGcctataatcctatgattattatatcaaatttacTGACTGAATGGAAGAAttgtagagaaaaaagaaacaaacttcaGTAGAGCTTAGGGGCTCTATGAGATCAGAGCACAGAAGGGGTTTGGGGAATAGTGACTAGGAAGCAGATTAACACTTTTCCATGGTGGTCCTAGTAGTTATAGTCCTAGCAACCTTTACAAAGCAGCTATTTTCTTTAGAAGCAAACTTCGCACATCCAACCCTGTTTCACAGGCACTGGGGAAGCTTCCAAGGAGAGATCGCATCCTGCAATTAAAAGAACACTGGCtagcttctctttttttccctgaaaatatTTACTTTCCGTCTTtgaagcaatactaagtattggttccaaggcagaagagcagtaaaggctaggtcgtatggattaaatgacttgcccagggtcacacaattaggaagtgtctgggtcaagatttgaacccaggacttcccatctctaggcctggctctctatccattgaggcaCTTTGATGCCCACCCCCAGGCTCTATTTCATTCAGCTGCCAACTCCCATCAATATTACCTTCACAATATCGTCCACATCCAACCCATTCCTTCTACTCACATAGTTTTAGATTGAGCCTTCATCACCTCTAACCTGGGTTGCCTCTTAATAGAGATTCAAGCCTCTCAACATCATCCTCTAAGTAGtggccaaaataatctttctgcGGTATAGGGTCTGATCATGTAATTCTCCTCCTCAAAAATCTTTAGTGGTctatcaaagaattattttacacAGTTATACAAAATAACAAAttcctttggaagaactaaaggtcaagaatatcaagggaaccattgggggaaaatgtgaaggaaatcAGCCTaacaccagatctcaaactatactacaaaacagtaatcatcaaaataatttggtaatgctgaagaaatagagtggttgatcagtgaaatagattaggtacataataaaCAGCAGTAAGTGACCATCATAGTCTAATGTTtggcaaacccaaagatccaagctttgggacAAGActtcaatatttgaaaaaatttgctgggaaaactggaaagcagattGGCAGAAACCAGGCATAGACcagcatctcacaccatataaCCAAAATAATGTCTCTGAaggtaccacaacttgtttagccattcccaaatagatgggcatcccttcattttccagttctttgccaccacaaaaagagctgctatgaatattttaggacatatggtttcttctactttttccttgatcatcttaAGTAATAAACATAATAGTAGTATTTGCTCAGCCAAAGGCACACATAGTTTCATCACTCTTTcagtataattccagattactctccaaaatggttgaatcagttcacagttccaccaacaatgtattaacaccaccattttctaaatcctctccaACATCTATCATTTTGCCTTGCTATCGTTTTAGCCAATCTAGTGGTGTGAGATGAtgtctcagggttgttttaatttgcatttctctaatcaatactactcaaagagttataattTTGTGTATAGTcttttgaataaagaaatgatCAGTAACacaagtttaaaaattaatagctCCTCTGCTTATGACATAAAATTGCTACAGTTCTCTACATAATCTAAATTCCTCATAATTTCTGTATCATATCTTGGTATCAGACTTATAAGCTATTTCCTAaactttttatctattttctaCTGAGCATTGGATCTCCTTAGTTTTTGTCATCATTACATCATTCTGTGTGTGGGTGATGTTTCACAGGTATCAGTCTAGGTCTATGGCTTCTGCTTTACCATGACCCCCAAAACTATGTATACCAACATGGTTAGTGATAGTCAATAAAACTCTGAAGTCTATGCCACTCAATCCCTGCCTATCAGAATTATATCTGCTAACATTACTGCCCATTTTCTAACCCTGGCTTGGAGAAGTAACAGGCATTGGGTAATATGACATAAGCAGCAATCATCTTCAATAAGGTCTGTTTGCTTAGATTTGTAATGAACTCTGCAAAGGGAGATGACCAAGTCTCTTGTGCAAGGGTGCCTGTGGGCTACTTCAGATGCCTAAAGAAGCTATCTTTTTTATTGAGCATCCTATGGAGAAATAAACAAGCCCCCTTCCATTTGGTGGCAACTTCCTTGAGTCAtctggtttccttttttagtgAGAATGTCAATAAggtaatggttttgttttttccaacaGACCATCATTGAATACCACTAAAATGGATGCTTGTAAATGGACTAAGAAGTACAGAAGTTCTTCagaccttctcttctcttttccatcatTCTTCTATCAACACTACAAAAGCAAGAGGGGATGAAAGATTGAAGTcagtctcatttcattttttctgattcatgaGTGTCAGAAAATTAATCACCTGgtgataaaatagaattcatggGGAACCTCATTGGGAGAAGAGTGACCACTTAAAATGTAATTTGTGAAatccaaagaaaaggaaactagagataGTTGGACAAGTTTGGGGAGAGCAGATTTCCAAAAGGCTCAGAAAAAAGATAGGTAGGGTCTTATGGATTTAGGAAGTCAGCTTAGGAAAGAAACTCTGAAGAATGAAATCCTGGAGACACATATTGATacaattccaaaaagaaaaaaagggaattgtGTAGAGAAACCATTGTGGGTACAGAAGAAAATATTATCAAtcaattcagattttaaaaagacatggatatgggaacagctaggtagctcagtggattgagagctagacctaaagacaggagatcctggattcaaatctgtcctcagacacttcctagctatgtgaccctgggcaagtcactgaactcccattacctagtccttactgctcttctgcattggtgTATGTGCTGTTGAAGCAAGCACCACTCTTCTGcaatggaaccaatacacagtattgattctaacatagaaTGCAAAGagtttgttgtttaaaaaaagacatgaatGTGTAGCAAAATTTTCACACCAATGGATAAGCAATAGAGAATAAAATATTTGACATTGACATAacacttttaggtttgcaaagcatttagatGTTATCTCGCTTTATCCTAACATTTGGTCCTATGAGGTaaggactattattattatccccatttttcagatgaggaaactgaggctgggaaatGTTATGGAACTTTCCCAGAAAATAGCCtggggcaaaatttgaactctggtctttagGACTTAGAACTCTATTCACTTTATTCCCTAGTTGTCCTATAAAAGCAACATGGTTTGATTATGTTAGAATAGCAAtgggaaaatgagaatgaaatgaagCTGAAAAGGAATTCAAAGGACCAAAAAATAGAAGATTAGGAGGCTACATTTAGAGCAAGAAgtggcggggggagggggggggagagggaagacacAATAAGATCAATTCTAGGGATAAATGAGATGATGATAATGAACTgcacaaagaaggaagaaatgcaCATCTCAAATTCCATCCTCCCTTTGTGTGATGGAGGAGTAACTATGAACCTTGCCAGAAATCCCATAGTCTTTACCAGAACTGAGTACCAACCATGCCCAGTTCTCATCTAGTCTTTTTCCAGGAACAtccttttttaaagtatttctcaAACATCATTACAGATATTCTCAGTTTAACCTCTTCCTCATCTGGGAACATGTTTTGACAACTTGACTTTGAGATGAAGAGCCCATTGCCACTGACTCTGCCCCACCAGGCATACTTTACTAAATGACCAGCAGATCATCTGGAGTCCAGAGTACTGTCCTCAAAAAATGTCGGTTCagtgaggagaagaagagacaGGCAACCCTAGGATTTTGCTCTCATTTTTAGAACCTACAGTTGATTACAAATTCTTTTGCTTTCATTAGGAGTTCCTGGAAATGAACCACACACATTTTCTAACTATTGTGGCTAAAGATAGGACAAAGAAGGACTAAGACCATGTTTCCTCAGAGAACTGAGTTACCCTTATCTTGTAGAGACTCAAAGGCAGCCTGAGAGAATTGAGTGTTGAGGCCATTAATCCAGAATTGAGAAGCCAATAGTTGTAGTCCTGGTTAAAGATGCCTTTGGCCATGATATTCCTCCTGGAAAATCTAGACATTCAATAATCATAGCTTATGTTTCTGGTTTCACTGTTTATAGATAGCTTGGCTAGTAAGAGTGTTATTTATTTAAGTTTAAGGGATTATGGAGTTCTTCATGTATGGAGAAAGGCAAACCCTTATAAGGAAAAAGGtaataaataatattcataactTGGGGCTGGGACTCAGaattaaatgataaattaatgaaataaatgatgtaactctggttaaaaaaaaaactacccaaACCACTACGACaactccttctctttcttttactgGCTAAATTTGACATATCTTTGAGGTCCAAAGACTGAAATAGTGACTCTCAGCCCTCCCTCCTCAATGCCCTTTCCAGAGAAGCACCTCATTTTTAAGGGATTAAACCAGACTCCCTATTAACAATGGGTCAGGGAAGAATACTCTATTCCACATAATCTACATAAGATGTCCTGAGTCATAATTTAATCTCTACTCCCCTATTTATtctaatctcattttctttattttaggaAGATTGTGTCACCTGATAGTATTCTGGAGAAACATATTTGTATCTATTCTGAGAATGTTTTCTTATCTTTGTTACTTCTCAGTCATCTATTGGCTATAAGGAAAGGGAAAGTCCCAGTCTAGGTTTGGGGCATATTGGGAGCTCTGGGTCTGCTCCTGGAAATTTCCTATCAAAGATAATGATTTCCTCAGCTGTCTTCTCCTTTTGGTATGTGACCTCTGTTTTGTCACTGACATTTGTTGAGTCTAATGACTTTCCTTATTTTTGACCAGGTCCCAGAGTGAGAAACAATAGAATCTGATGAGGGATGTGGGAGTACTACTTGTTATCCTGAGCATTCTCAGGAGattttctccttaccttccatccgaGAAAGGACAGAAGGTTCTTCTGACCCTCACCAAATCTGTTTCTTTGGCTCTTGGGGAAAATGGCTTGAATCATTCTGGGTTACATAGAAGGACTACCTCTGTGTTGGTTTCCCAGGAGTGGAAGGGTATTACCCCTGAATATCAGGGAACAGTCAGACTCAGGCAGCTCAGGGCTGCATTTTCAACCTGTGCCCTGTCACATTCAAGATCAGGGGAAGCAGGGGAATAGTAGAggcaaagttgaaatgacttccCCCAGCTGGACACAAGGTGGATTAGTGTTTTTGCAAGCTGACCTGCAGACTTCGAAACTGAGGGTTCCTCCTGACTGGGTGCGGTGACTTAGGCAAAATAATGATGAATGGGAGACAGCTTTCCTATTCAACCAGCAACACAGGGTTTCACAGAGAAATTGTACCACCTTGACTGAGGcttgtctttattttataccctcatgatcacacatctacttggcacacagttttaatctcaacatacatgtttccatagaacctaacaacatacacgaagcctaaggagatagtcaacaaaacattgttgctaagtgcagggtcagagtgtagaatcaacatgacccagatataggttggggaattcagagtacagatttgccagaagtttttattccTATAAAAGAGGGTCCTACCTAAGTGGgcatataagaatccttaggtttaattttgtaagtgggatatcctggtaatattctgggggggggaggggggagagacagagtgggacatctgtattaaccctacAAGCATGTTactttcatctatttttcctggggttaagtaagaataataatcatagcaattccaataataaggggatgttaataaggaaagtcacttaggagTATTTCAGTGGATAGTTCTATCATTCCTGGAGGCTACTTTGCAGTCCTCTGTTTCCACAtatgaccatgtcaaacagcatggtctttgatggctcccagcacagtGTGATGGAGAGGCTGGCACAAAAGGAGAACGGAAATGTTCTAGAGCTATGATTTCCCTAGAATTTCCTACTACAGTTTTGATTATTTCTCCCATGCACAGAGAGTGGGAAAACCAAACATTCAGAATCTAAGGCTCTCTAACTTAACAACTTTGGCAAATTCACCTTtatgaacctcattttcctcatgtataaagaGGGAATAATGATTTCTGCACTATCTGCTTCAGGGAATTGTAATAAAGAccaaatgaggtcacatttgCAAAAGTATTTTGTGAGCTTTAAGAAGTggtcattgaggaaggaaatggcaaaccactccagtatctttgccaagaaaaacccatgaACAAAATCTATGGGGTCACATAGAGTTAGACATAactcaacaaaacaaaaaagtggtAAAAATGAAATGCTccaaaaaatttccatttttattgatgTGTATTGCTTTCATGACAAATATCATAAAGGCAGAGTGGAGAACTGAATAGAGCAATGGAtttaagacctggattcaaatcccatatCAGATACGTGCTAGATttatgtccctgagcaagtcatttaaagcaTTCCCTGAATCTCACTTTTGAGCACtgggcctagattcaggaaggtccaaattcaaatccagcttcagagacTTGTGACtgtggaaaaatcatttaatcttggcttgcctcagtctccccaactGTAAAGTGAAGGTCATAATAGCCCTTCCCTCacagggttgtagtgaggatcaTTTAAGATAATGTTTGCATAGGGCTTAGCATAGTggctagcatatagtaggtgctgaataagtacttatttccttcctcttccctttcttggaattcttcctcttttgtaatctatgatcctatgctcACAAGTCATTCATGTTGGCCAGTCCTGTATGATTCCTGCCCACATCTTCTGATAAAGCAATCACAGAAGGTCCACTCAAAGTTCTGAGAGCCTCCCTCTGATGCTACTGTTCCAGCACTCAGAATCTATTACCTTTGGGAAATTATACAATTCTTTTAGTGACCCCACAAATTTCCCTGAAACAAAGGCCCATTTTTAGAACATCAAAAATGCCCCAGAAAgcttcctgcctctgacacatattagcttCATGAACATGTAAAATTGATTCAGCTCTTCAGTACTGCCAAGAGCATTCTAATACTATAAATTACATATAGTTGCCAACCTGCCTCAGTGAATGTACTTACCATACTAGACTGTCCCCACCCCAGGTCTAGACTCAACCCCTCAAAGAGCAAAGGCCATTCTGTGGTTGTCTGTTGCATGTATGAGAGTCATGGAATACTTGTCTCCaaagaatggaagttggggcaggtaggtggctcagtggattgagaaacagccctagagataggaggtcctagattcaaatatggccccagatacttctgaattgtgtgactctggacaattcacttaacccccattacttagcccttaacactcttctgccttggaactaatacataatattgattctaagatggaaggtaagggtttaaaaaaagaatggaagtaaTAGAATCCCAAGGTCATTGTGGAAAGAGGAGACTGAGTATAAATAGATTGTAAcacttttcaaagaaaaaaggtaaaaaatgaccatttttaagTTCAATCTACATTATTTTTAatctacattatatatacattttctccatcattttcttaaatctagacaatcaacaaaacaagaaatcaagGCCCTGATTTGTCACATTTGACAATTTCTAGGGTATAAATGTTTATACTGAAAATTTTAACAATCATATCTTAGCTCTTAAGAAGCAATAAGAATTACTTCCAGTCCATAGCCGCACTCTTTGGGGtatcagaaaattggaaaatgaggggatgccctccaacaggggaatggctgaacaaattgtggtatattctGGTGCccaaaggaatactattgtgcccaaaggaataatgaactggagaaattccatgtgaactggaatgagctccaggaattgatacagagtgaagggagaagaaccaggagaaccttgtccacagagactgatacattatggtacaatcgaatataattgacttctctactagctgcaatgccatgatccaggacaatgcagaagaacttatgagaaagaacgttatccacatccagagaaagaactgtgggagtagaaacacagaagaaaaacaacaacttgatcacatgggtcaatggggatatgattggggatgtagactctaaatgatcatgtaaaacccagtagaattgtgcttcagctacaggaggggattggcaggagaggaaggaaagaacatgaatcttgttagcatggaaaaaaatattctaaattaactaattaaataaaattttcaaaagtaaaaaaaaaaaagaattgcttccAGTGTACCTCTAGGACCAACACTTCAAGCACCTTCCCTCCAAAATACAGAGTCATGTCTTTCTTCACTGATGTTCTCTGGTGTCAGAAGAATCAGATGGGGCTCACCTGGATTCAAAGCCAGTGTCCTCATGCTACCACTTACCTCCAAGCTACATATGGTCCCAAAGACCAGGAGTATGGAACTCACTCTTTACTACTGTAGATGAAGGCTCTGCTCTGCATAAAGGTTGAGTCAGAATAGTTGAGGTTCAAACTTCAGTTCTCAGACAATCTTCCCACTTTGGGGTCTCTTCTAGTAGGAGTCCTCCTATGGGAACATTGAGCAGGCTCCCAGTTTtgagagagaaggtggaagagGTCAATTCTACTCCAaactgataaaagaaaaaaactctggGAAGACATGAGAGGATTAGGCAGTCTCCATCATGTCCCTATTCCTAGATTGCTACTCCAGAGAAATCAGGGAGTTTCCCCTGGGATGAGATCAAGGTGAGTTAGCTCAAACCCGTCGAGAGAACTCCTTCATTCTGTAGTCTAGTAAGTATACATTCTCCTCTGTGTTTTGCTCTGAATTAGATAAATAGGTTTCTTTGTGTGTTCTTTGTGGAATTGGTATATATTGGATGGGGAAAGAATCAAGCTTTGGATATAGAAGTTGAAGTCTCTTCTTctccccaaaataacaaaatgatCAAAAGCTAGATGGAATCTAATCATATCCCCTAGACAAACATTACTTAAGGGAACAGATAGAATTCTGTCTGGTAGCCTTTCTCACTCTGAAGAGAACAGTAGTGATTTCTCTCCTCAATCTGCTTCCCCTTCTGACAGAAATGAGTCACCTTCGGAGAAGAATGAGGGAAGAAGAGGCTACAGATGTCTATTCTGTCTCCTTTTGACCCATACTTTACAAACAGACGTCCCTCTCCTTATATGCGGAGTCCTCACCACACTTCTGAGGCCCATAGCCCTATCACTACCCATATAACACCCCAAATGCCCTCTGTTTCTCCTTTGTCTTCCACAAGATCCCCAACATGGTGGATGAGACCAGCAGCCTGTGCCTCAAACCAAGATCCATGGGAGTAGCATTTCCACTATTTACACATGGTGGAAAGGAGCTAAGGAATGTCAGGAAGAAGCCAGAAAGGGCTTAAGAAAGAGAAGCATCTAGACGGTGAACAGACTAGAGAAAGGGGTTTTCAAATCTAAGTGGCTCCTTTTTGGTGCAAGAGTGATTTAAGAGGATTGCACACCAGGATTCCCATAAAAAAGAGTTTCTGAATGTTTTTTTCCCTAAGATCCTGGGGGATAATGTTCTGGCTGGAcacagaggagaggaagagagttgaGGAGGAGCCACTATGATCTGGTCTGGGATGGGGATTGCAGAAAGAAAGGGATGAGTCTGATGGGATCCTGGGATACGTCTGATGGgatctagagctgaaaagaacctcagaggtcatctagtgcaATCACCTcaatttacaaagaaggaaacagaggtccagaaaagggtaaagtgacttgcctaatgtcacatGGGGAGCAGGTAGGAGAGACTGGTTTTGAACCTAGATTTTCTAACTTCATATCCagccctcttcctctctctgcagCTGCCTCTAATCTTCCAAATGGAACTGCTGCCTCTAAAAGGGGGCAGAAGAGTTAGAGAAGAAGATGCAATGAGGTTGGGGGCATTTTGTGAGGATATCCCTATGGATCACACAGAGCGTGGATATAGAGGCTGAGAACAGG
It includes:
- the LOC100020842 gene encoding C-C motif chemokine 4-like; the encoded protein is MKLGTGQGTEGARELRTHKTEGFSSCLKLLPSTNIMTSSVVVLSVLVMAIAFCSQVSSLSVGGDIPTACCFSYTSWKIPQTRVVDYYETSSKCSKPAIIFITKKGLQACANPRDPWVQELIKSVETRKKKVKFVPSETPRNQGQESVSTMKMATSE